The Armatimonadota bacterium genome segment CGCATCTGCGATACGATCTTCGCCGGTGACAACGCGGGCGTACTGCTTCGCGGTGTGAACCGCACCGACGTGGAGCGCGGCCAGGTGGTCTCCAAACCCGGCAGCATCAAGCCGCACACCAAGTTCGAGGGCGAGGTCTACATCCTGACGAAGGAAGAGGGTGGGCGGCATACGCCGTTCTTCACCGGCTACCGGCCACAGTTCTACTTCCGCACCACCGACGTAACCGGCGCCATGAACCTGCCGGAAGGCGTGGAGATGGTGATGCCGGGCGATAACATCCGCATCACGGGCGAACTTGGCCAGCCCATCGCGATGGAGGAGGGCCTACGCTTTGCCGTTCGTGAAGGCGGCCATACCGTTGGCGCCGGGGTTGTGACCAAGATACTGGAGTAAGAACCAGAATAGCCGGATAGAGGGAGCGCGGACTTGCAGAGGCCGCGCTCCTTCTCTGCCGGAGGAGTGAAAATGCCAGCAACCGTTCGAGCCAATCATGTCCGCATCCGACTCAGGTCGTTCGACCACCGCAGCCTAGACCAGTCGGTCGAGACGATCGTTGAGACTGCCAAGCGCACGGGTGCGCGCGTCGCCGGCCCGGTGCTGCTGCCGACCGAGACCGCGATCTTCTGCGTGAACCGTGGTACCACCATTGACAAGGAGTCGATGGAACACTTTGAGCAGCGAACACACAAGCGCCTGATCGATATCCACGACACCACGGCGAAAACCATCGACGCGCTAATGAGGCTGGATCTTCCGAGCGGCGTCGATATCGAGATCAAGCTTTAGCAAGTTGTACGCGCAGTGTCCCGACCGGAGCTGCTTACGGAGCCAGCATGGTGAACACAATAATCGGCCGCAAGGTCGGAATGACGCAGGTTTTTGCAGATAATGGCGAAGTGGTGCCCGTCTCGGTCATAGAGGCAGGGCCGGTGGTAGTTATTCAGGTCAAAACGCCGGATAGAGATGGGTACGCAGCGGTACAGGTGGGGTTTGGCAGAATCCATCCCAAGAATGTAAACCGCCCCATGACGGCTCACTACAAGCGCGCCGACGTAGCCCCCCTGCGATACCTGCGTGAGCTGCCGATCGACTCCAGCGAGGACTATAAGCCGGGCCAGACCATTGACTGCTCGATGTTTCGCCCCGGGCAGCGTGTCAAGGTTAGCGGTGTCAGCAAAGGTAAGGGTTTTCAGGGCGTTGTGAAGCGATTTCACTTCCACGGCGGCGATATGACGCACGGATCGATGATCCATCGCAAGCCGCAATCCGGCGGCGCCACGGATGCAGCACGTACGTTCAAGGGAACGCGCAAGCCCGGCCATATGGGTAGCCGCAGGGTTACCGTTCGGGGCCTGCGCATCGTTCGCGTGGACGTGGAGAAGAACCTGATTCTGATTGAGGGCGCTATACCCGGCGCCAAGGGAGGGCTGGTTACCATCCAGCAGTTGCCGCCGCGCTGAGCTGAGTGCGCGCAAGGTTTAGACGAATGCCATCCATATCACTATACAATCAAGCGGGCAAAGAGGCTGGAACGCTCGATCTGCCGGAAGCCGTTTTCGGTGTCGATTGGAACGAGGCCCTGGTCCATCAGGCTATGGTTGCTGAGGCCGCCAATCGACGCCAGGGCACTGCATCCACAAAGACGCGGTCGCAGGTACGGGGCGGAGGCCGCAAGCCGTGGCGGCAGAAGGGCACCGGACGGGCCAGGCAAGGCACGATCCGGGCGCCGCACTGGCGCGGCGGTGGCGTCGTGGGCGGCCCCGTGCCGCGCAGCTACCGTAAGGCGCTCCCGGTCAAGATGCGGCGTGGCGCGCTTCGATGTATCCTCTCCGCCCGCGTTGCAGCCGGCGACGTGATAGGCCTTGATCAGTGGAAACTCGACTCGCCTACGCCAAAAACGCGCGCCGCGCGGGCCGTGATCCAGAACCTCGAGCTGGATGGTTACAGCAGAATTCTCGTCATCATTCCTGAACTCGATCGCGTCCTGTGGCGTTCCACACGTAACCTTCCGAATGTCCACTTGCGCTATGGCAACGAGTTCTCCGTATCCGACGTACTCTTCGCGCGTAAAATCGTGCTGCTGAGCGGCGCCGTTGCGCGCATTCAGTCGGCATGGGAACCGGCGCCGGCAGCGGAGGCAGCAGCGTGAAAGACCCCTACCTCGTAATCGTACGCCCACTGCTCACAGAAAAAGGCACCGATCAGGCGGCGCACAACAAGTACCACTTTCGAGTGGACAAGGCGGCCAACAAAATCGAAATTGCCCAGGCTGTGGAAGCGATCTACGCAGCGAGCAATGTTCGGGTGCTTGCCGTCAACACCATGAATGTAAAGGGCAAGCAGCGCCGGTCCATGGTCAAAGGAAAGACGGGCGGCTACTCACCTTCGTGGAAGAAGGCCATCGTCACTACAGATAAAGAGTTGACGATGTTCGAGGGAATCTGACGCGATGCCTATACGACAACATAAGCCAACCAGCGCGGGGCAGCGCTTTCGCAGCTCGTTCACTTTCACCGAACTGACCCGGAAAGAGGGCGCCAACAAGCCGGTTGATCCGTGCAAAAAGCTGCTGACGCCTCTCAAGAAAACCGGTGGACGCAACAACAAAGGGCGCAGAACAGCCAGGAACATCGGTGGCGGAAGCAAGCGGATGTACCGCATCATCGACTTTCGGCGCGACAAGTATGACGTATTCGGAACGGTAACCACCGTTGAGTACGATCCGAATCGTTCGTGCCGCATCTCCCTGGTGGAGTACGATGACGGCGATAAGCGCTACATCCTGACCCCACTCGGCATGAAAACCGGTGATCGGATCGTGGCGAGTGAGGGCGCCGACATTCGACCAGGCAACAGTCTTCCGCTGCGCAACATACCGGTTGGCACGCTCATCCACAATATTGAGCTGCATCTTGGCAAGGGAGGGCAGCTGGTGCGGTCCGCCGGCGTCGCAGCCCAGTTGATGGCCCGCGAAGAGCGCTACGCACAGATCCGACTTCCGTCTGGGGAGACCCGGCGCATCCTTCTCACCTGCCATGCCAGTATCGGTCAGGTTGGTAACGCCGAGCACGAAAACATCTCGCATGGCAAGGCCGGCAAGGTGCGCTGGCTGGGTCGCAAGCCGCACGTACGCGGAGTTGCGATGACCCCGCGAGACCATCCGCATGGCGGCGGCGAGGCGCAGAGCCCGATTGGACGTCGCAAAGGCCCGGCTACGCCGTGGGGCAAGCCGGCTCTGGGCTACAAAACTCGCCACAACAAGGCGACCGACAAGTTTATCGTGCGGCGACGAAACCGCTAACGCGCCAACGGGAGATGTGAATGGGACGATCGCTAAAGAAGGGGCCGTATGCCGACCCCAAACTGCTTCAGAAGATCCGGGAGATGAATGCGCGTGGTGAAAAACGTGCAGTGCGAACGTGGTCGCGCCGTTCGACCATATTTCCAGATTTTATCGGCCACACGCTGCTGATCCACGATGGACGGAAACACATCCCGATCTTCATAACGGAAAACATGGTCGGCCACAAGCTCGGCGAATTTGCCGTCACGCGGCTGTTTCGTGGACATGCCGGCCAGCAGGTGGAAC includes the following:
- the tuf gene encoding elongation factor Tu (EF-Tu; promotes GTP-dependent binding of aminoacyl-tRNA to the A-site of ribosomes during protein biosynthesis; when the tRNA anticodon matches the mRNA codon, GTP hydrolysis results; the inactive EF-Tu-GDP leaves the ribosome and release of GDP is promoted by elongation factor Ts; many prokaryotes have two copies of the gene encoding EF-Tu) — translated: RICDTIFAGDNAGVLLRGVNRTDVERGQVVSKPGSIKPHTKFEGEVYILTKEEGGRHTPFFTGYRPQFYFRTTDVTGAMNLPEGVEMVMPGDNIRITGELGQPIAMEEGLRFAVREGGHTVGAGVVTKILE
- the rpsJ gene encoding 30S ribosomal protein S10; this translates as MPATVRANHVRIRLRSFDHRSLDQSVETIVETAKRTGARVAGPVLLPTETAIFCVNRGTTIDKESMEHFEQRTHKRLIDIHDTTAKTIDALMRLDLPSGVDIEIKL
- the rplC gene encoding 50S ribosomal protein L3, with the translated sequence MVNTIIGRKVGMTQVFADNGEVVPVSVIEAGPVVVIQVKTPDRDGYAAVQVGFGRIHPKNVNRPMTAHYKRADVAPLRYLRELPIDSSEDYKPGQTIDCSMFRPGQRVKVSGVSKGKGFQGVVKRFHFHGGDMTHGSMIHRKPQSGGATDAARTFKGTRKPGHMGSRRVTVRGLRIVRVDVEKNLILIEGAIPGAKGGLVTIQQLPPR
- the rplD gene encoding 50S ribosomal protein L4; protein product: MPSISLYNQAGKEAGTLDLPEAVFGVDWNEALVHQAMVAEAANRRQGTASTKTRSQVRGGGRKPWRQKGTGRARQGTIRAPHWRGGGVVGGPVPRSYRKALPVKMRRGALRCILSARVAAGDVIGLDQWKLDSPTPKTRAARAVIQNLELDGYSRILVIIPELDRVLWRSTRNLPNVHLRYGNEFSVSDVLFARKIVLLSGAVARIQSAWEPAPAAEAAA
- the rplW gene encoding 50S ribosomal protein L23, with the translated sequence MKDPYLVIVRPLLTEKGTDQAAHNKYHFRVDKAANKIEIAQAVEAIYAASNVRVLAVNTMNVKGKQRRSMVKGKTGGYSPSWKKAIVTTDKELTMFEGI
- the rplB gene encoding 50S ribosomal protein L2, which codes for MPIRQHKPTSAGQRFRSSFTFTELTRKEGANKPVDPCKKLLTPLKKTGGRNNKGRRTARNIGGGSKRMYRIIDFRRDKYDVFGTVTTVEYDPNRSCRISLVEYDDGDKRYILTPLGMKTGDRIVASEGADIRPGNSLPLRNIPVGTLIHNIELHLGKGGQLVRSAGVAAQLMAREERYAQIRLPSGETRRILLTCHASIGQVGNAEHENISHGKAGKVRWLGRKPHVRGVAMTPRDHPHGGGEAQSPIGRRKGPATPWGKPALGYKTRHNKATDKFIVRRRNR
- the rpsS gene encoding 30S ribosomal protein S19 encodes the protein MGRSLKKGPYADPKLLQKIREMNARGEKRAVRTWSRRSTIFPDFIGHTLLIHDGRKHIPIFITENMVGHKLGEFAVTRLFRGHAGQQVERRSGIK